In one window of Calypte anna isolate BGI_N300 chromosome 1, bCalAnn1_v1.p, whole genome shotgun sequence DNA:
- the ADAMTS1 gene encoding A disintegrin and metalloproteinase with thrombospondin motifs 1 produces MRTGGRLPVPALVPVLAVVLGLCSAERQATVVPRSLGAAGGRERFRLEAFGERLTLELEPDSSFLAPDFTLQYLGGPPPPPEDDLSRCFYSGTVNRDPSSAAALSLCAGMRGAFSLRGRQYLIQPAPGTAHLRGPHLLRLSGTRRAAPAARCAVAETGREAEAAGPESAAHAETRSRRKKRFVSSPRYVETMLVADQSMAEFHGSGLKHYLLTLLSVAAKLYKHPSIRNSISLVVVKIMVIYEERKGPDISSNAALTLRNFCSWQRQHNPPSDRHAEHYDTAILFTRQDLCGAKTCDTLGMADVGTVCDLNRSCSIIEDDGLQAAFTTAHELGHVFNMPHDDAKQCAGINGISRDFHMMASMLSNLDRSQPWSPCSAYMITTFLDNGHGECLLDKPHKPIQLPSDLPGTLYDANRQCQFTFGDESKHCPDAASTCTTLWCTGTSGGLLVCQTKHFPWADGTSCGEGKWCMNGKCVNKTEKKHYDTPVHGSWGSWGAWGECSRTCGGGVQYSFRECDNPVPRNGGKYCEGKRVQYRSCNIEDCPDNDGKTFREEQCEKHNEFSKSPFGSGPAVEWTPKFAGVSPKDRCKLVCRAKGTGYFFVLQPKVVDGTPCSPDSTSVCVQGQCVKAGCDRMIGSNKKFDKCGICGGNGSTCKKVSGTLVRAKPGYHDVVTIPAGATNIEVKQRNHRGARHDGSFLAIKAADGTYVLNGDYTLSTLEQDITYKGSVLRYSGSSAALERIRSFSPLKEPLTIQVLTVGDLPQPKIKFTYFVKKPAQPASEKAPSRKKESFNAIREIISSEWVIEEWGECSKSCGSGWQRRAVECRDPQGRPASDCAQELKPSDIRPCADVPCPQWQLGDWSPCSKTCGKGFKKRLLKCISYDGSVLPQESCEPSKKPKHLIDFCNVTDCS; encoded by the exons ATGAGGACCGGGGGGCGCCTGCCGGTGCCGGCGCTGGTGCCGGTGCTGGCggtggtgctggggctgtgcagcgCCGAGCGGCAGGCGACGGTGGTGCCGCGAAGCCTGGGCGCTGCCGGCGGCCGGGAGCGCTTCCGCCTGGAGGCCTTCGGGGAGCGGCTGACGCTGGAGCTGGAGCCCGACAGCAGCTTCCTGGCCCCGGACTTCACCCTGCAGTACCTGGGcgggccgccgccgcctccggAGGACGACCTCTCCCGCTGCTTTTACTCCGGCACCGTCAACCGGGACCCCAGCTCCGCCGCCGCGCTCAGCCTCTGCGCGGGGATGCGCGGCGCCTTCTCCCTGCGGGGCCGCCAGTACCTCATCCAGCCAGCCCCCGGCACCGCGCACCTCCGAGGCCCCCACCTCCTTCGTCTCAGCGGGACTCGCCGGGCCGCCCCTGCCGCCCGCTGCGCCGTGGCCGAGACGGGGCGGGAGGCGGAGGCTGCAGGGCCGGAGTCCGCCGCTCACGCAG aaacgagaagcagaaggaagaagaggttCGTGTCCAGCCCCCGCTACGTGGAGACAATGCTGGTAGCAGACCAGTCCATGGCTGAGTTCCATGGCAGTGGGCTGAAGCACTATCTCCTGACGCTGCTCTCTGTGGCTGCCAAGCTGTACAAGCACCCCAGCATCCGCAACTCCATCAGCCTCGTGGTAGTGAAAATCATGGTGATTTATGAGGAGCGGAAGGGACCCGATATCTCATCCAATGCAGCCTTGACTTTGAGAAACttctgcagctggcagaggcagcaTAACCCACCCAGTGACCGGCATGCAGAGCACTACGACACGGCAATCCTCTTCACCAGGCAG GACCTCTGCGGTGCCAAGACATGTGATACTCTTGGGATGGCTGATGTGGGAACGGTTTGTGATCTGAACCGCAGTTGCTCTATCATAGAAGACGATGGTTTACAGGCTGCCTTTACAACAGCCCACGAACTAG gcCACGTGTTTAACATGCCTCATGATGATGCAAAGCAATGTGCTGGTATTAATGGAATAAGCCGGGATTTCCACATGATGGCATCAATGCTCTCCAATCTGGATCGCAGCCAACCCTGGTCTCCATGTAGTGCCTACATGATTACAACATTTTTGGATAACGGTCATG gtGAGTGCTTGTTGGACAAGCCCCACAAACCCATCCAGCTTCCTTCTGACTTGCCTGGCACATTGTATGATGCCAACAGACAGTGCCAATTTACATTTGGAGATGAGTCCAAGCACTGCCCCGATGCAGCCAGTACGTGTACAACGCTGTGGTGTACTGGCACTTCTGGAGGACTGCTTGTGTGCCAAACCAAACACTTCCCTTGGGCAGACGGCACCAGTTGTGGGGAAGGGAAGTGGTGCATGAATGGCAAGTGTGTGAATAAAACTGAGAAGAAGCATTATGAT ACACCAGTGCATGGGAgctgggggtcctggggggcaTGGGGAGAGTGCTCCCGGACCTGTGGTGGTGGAGTGCAGTACTCCTTTAGGGAGTGTGACAACCCTGTCCCAAGGAATGGAGGGAAATACTGTGAAGGGAAGAGGGTGCAATACAGATCATGTAACATCGAGGACTGTCCAGACAATGATG GCAAAACCTTTAGGGAGGAACAATGTGAAAAGCACAATGAGTTTTCCAAGTCTCCCTTTGGAAGTGGACCTGCAGTGGAGTGGACACCCAAGTTTGCTGGTGTTTCTCCAAAGGACAGATGCAAGTTGGTCTGCCGAGCAAAAGGGACAGGATACTTCTTTGTTTTACAGCCAAAG GTTGTGGATGGTACCCCATGTAGCCCTGATTCCACCTCTGTCTGTGTCCAAGGACAGTGTGTAAAGGCTGGCTGTGACCGTATGATAGGATCCAATAAGAAGTTTGACAAATGTGGCATATGCGGTGGCAATGGATCCACTTGCAAGAAAGTGTCTGGCACTCTTGTTAGAGCAAA ACCTGGCTACCACGATGTCGTCACCATTCCAGCCGGAGCAACAAACATTGAGGTGAAGCAGCGAAACCACCGGGGTGCGAGACACGACGGCAGCTTCCTCGCCATCAAAGCTGCAGATGGCACCTATGTCCTCAATGGTGATTACACTCTGTCCACCCTGGAGCAGGACATCACCTACAAGGGCAGCGTGCTGAGGTACAGCGGCTCCTCCGCTGCCCTGGAGAGGATCCGCAGCTTCAGCCCTCTGAAGGAGCCTCTGACCATCCAGGTCCTCACGGTGGGCGACCTGCCACAGCCCAAGATCAAGTTCACCTATTTTGTCAAGAAGCCCGCGCAGCCCGCCTCAGAGAAGGCGCCCAGTAGAAAAAAAGAGTCCTTCAATGCCATCAGGGAGATCATCTCCTCTGAGTGGGTCATCGAGGAGTGGGGCGAGTGCTCCAAGTCATGTGGCTCAGGCTGGCAGAGACGGGCGGTGGAGTGCCGGGACCCCCAAGGGCGTCCGGCCAGCGACTGCGCCCAGGAGCTGAAGCCCAGTGACATCCGTCCCTGCGCCGATGTCCCCTGCCCTCAGTGGCAGCTGGGGGACTGGTCACCCTGCTCTAAGACGTGCGGGAAAGGTTTCAAGAAGAGATTGTTGAAGTGTATTTCTTATGATGGCAGCGTGCTGCCGCAAGAAAGCTGTGAGCCCTCCAAGAAACCGAAACACCTGATAGACTTCTGCAACGTTACAGACTGCAGTTAA